One genomic window of Mycteria americana isolate JAX WOST 10 ecotype Jacksonville Zoo and Gardens chromosome 6, USCA_MyAme_1.0, whole genome shotgun sequence includes the following:
- the GLDN gene encoding gliomedin isoform X2, with translation MVDLCNSTKGICLTGPPGPPGPPGLDGLPGYNGSDGVPGIPGQKGEPGINGKRGKIGVPGPKGDQGQKGEPGEMGLPGKDGMPGRKGARGAKGEKGDANNDVILEGAKGEPGPPGPPGPPGPPGPPGKRKGKGKAQLQENIYSSKCTGETCAVPNDDTLAGKAEDRTPGPSKKAECVITSVGSPVHFVSVQQTFGTWMREPANISDERIWLTMHFSGNSIKEYENSNALLNDSYRIINITGFFYGCGHAVQNNHLYYQKGGTNVILKLGLDKASLGTLLIENALYHGRNYLFSNSKTYFNVAVDEKGLWIIYASSADENIIVAHIDEETFSVIRHINTTYPKSKAGNAFIACGIMYVTDTKDMTVSFAFDLLKEKQIDARFELRSSQSVLAMLSYSLRDKNLYTWENGSLMVYPVHFAR, from the exons ATGGTGGATTTATGTAACAGCACAAAAGGGATATGCTTAACAG GCCCCCCGGGTCCCCCAG GGCCTCCTGGACTTGATGGACTGCCTGGCTACAACGGATCAGATGGAGTCCCAGGTATACCAGGACAAAAGGGAGAACCAGgaataaatggaaaaagaggaaaaatag GTGTACCAGGACCAAAAGGGGATCAAGGACAGAAAGGAGAACCTGGAGAAATGGGTTTACCTGGCAAAGATGGTATGCCAGGAAGAAAAGGCGCAAGAGGAGCAAAGGGTGAAAAGGGGGATGCAAACAATGACGTGATATTAGAAG GTGCAAAAGGCGAACCTGGACCACCAGGGCCCCCTGGACCACCTGGACCCCCAGGGCCTCCAGGAAAACGTAAAGGTAAAGGTAAAGCACAGCTTCAGGAGAACATATACAGCAGCAAATGCACAG GTGAGACATGTGCTGTACCAAATGATGATACCCTTGCTGgaaaagctgaagacagaacTCCTGGTCCTTCAAAAAAAGCTG AATGTGTCATAACATCTGTGGGAAGTCCTGTTCACTTTGTCAGTGTGCAGCAAACGTTTGGAACTTGGATGCGGGAACCTGCAAATATAAGCGATGAAAGGATTTGGCTTACCATGCATTTTTCAG GAAACTCTATAAAAGAATATGAGAATTCCAATGCCTTGCTGAATGACAGCTACAGGATCATTAACATCACAGGATTCTTTTATGGATGTGGTCATGCAGTACAAAACAATCATCTGTACTATCAAAAGGGAGGAACCAATGTCATTCTGAA ACTGGGGCTTGATAAAGCATCGTTGGGTACACTGCTAATTGAAAATGCCTTATATCATGGCCGTAACTACCTGTTTTCTAACTCGAAGACGTATTTCAACGTAGCAGTGGATGAGAAGGGTCTTTGGATTATATATGCCTCAAGTGCTGACGAAAATATAATAGTAGCACATATTgatgaagaaacattttcagtCATTCGGCATATCAATACTACATATCCTAAGTCCAAGGCTGGTAACGCATTCATAGCATGTGGCATTATGTATGTTACTGATACTAAGGATATGACAGtaagttttgcttttgatttattgAAAGAGAAGCAGATTGATGCAAGGTTTGAGTTACGGTCTTCACAGTCTGTTCTTGCTATGCTTTCATACAGTCTAAGAGATAAGAATTTGTATACATGGGAGAATGGGAGCTTAATGGTATACCCTGTACATTTTGCCAgataa